In Porites lutea chromosome 9, jaPorLute2.1, whole genome shotgun sequence, a single window of DNA contains:
- the LOC140948793 gene encoding octopamine receptor beta-2R-like — protein sequence MEDWFYYIGWILSIATAVGNGFIVLLIAKRTRLRSSSNWLVLSLALADFGVGVSLFPSGYLCGKIACNMRVYMASFWFFTHSSVTNLCTLTWDRYIAIVHPFKYITCMTARRPGIAIALAWSIPLAISLSLALGMYATSSPTAWKILRLIGVSAFDISACVLLFYLISRLLFVARRKAQEMSVIRRNDVFIELRNPSSVECISSCRPKKSKTKLFLTTIVTFFLGCHAVINSFVLYMTVSSDISNFNLFSAILVLMLVINSAVNPLVYAFLKQDIKREVKLLVGGVRERN from the coding sequence ATGGAAGATTGGTTTTACTACATTGGGTGGATTCTTTCCATCGCAACAGCTGTGGGAAACGGTTTTATAGTTTTGCTAATCGCCAAAAGGACACGGCTACGCTCTTCATCTAACTGGCTTGTTCTTTCATTGGCCTTGGCTGATTTTGGGGTGGGCGTCAGTCTTTTTCCTTCAGGATATCTATGCGGTAAGATCGCTTGTAACATGAGGGTTTACATGGCGTCCTTCTGGTTCTTCACTCACTCGTCGGTCACAAATCTTTGCACTTTGACTTGGGATCGTTACATCGCCATCGTCCACCCGTTCAAGTATATCACCTGCATGACTGCAAGGCGTCCTGGAATAGCTATCGCCCTCGCATGGTCCATTCCCTTGGCGATATCCTTGTCGCTTGCTTTAGGAATGTATGCTACATCCTCTCCTACTGCTTGGAAAATTCTCAGACTAATAGGAGTGTCTGCTTTTGACATATCAGCTTGTGTACTGCTTTTCTATCTTATTTCTCGCCTCCTCTTTGTGGCAAGGAGGAAGGCCCAAGAGATGTCTGTCATCCGGAGAAATGATGTCTTTATAGAACTACGAAATCCATCATCTGTTGAATGCATATCTTCCTGCAGACCCAAAAAATCGAAAACGAAGCTTTTTCTGACCACCATAGTAACTTTCTTTTTGGGTTGTCATGCAGTgataaattcttttgttctttataTGACAGTTTCATCGGACATTTCTAATTTCAATTTATTCTCAGCGATTCTTGTTTTGATGTTGGTGATAAACTCGGCTGTGAATCCCTTGGTCTATGCGTTTTTGAAGCAAGACATCAAAAGGGAAGTGAAACTACTAGTAGGTGGAGTAAGAGAAAGGAATTAA
- the LOC140947710 gene encoding uncharacterized protein — MKSITLVAILLVGCAVVSEAGLTCPCFPDKTSGRMLVFIKHLFVDMPYNLDLKLQRFQSDMKVYTKTSRYPLRVNVIIDYKAKRKYLIVHGRCFVLQYEDAMPGADQLKFLKRIATGRLGMVGAEVGIYIFKKGLTSGVLTMEDNDMCQPQTFTGKVHNIGVTVSYLNIKSTANAYKLRIPYICLKNIGRRTLDDEDEEQPPANANLPVPACVPM, encoded by the exons ATGAAGTCCATTACTCTGGTTGCCATTCTTCTTGTTGGTTGCGCCGTGGTCAGTGAAGCAGGGTTGACATGCCCAT GTTTCCCGGATAAGACCTCTGGAAGGATGTTAGTG TTCATCAAGCACCTATTTGTCGACATGCCTTATAATCTGGATTTGAAACTTCAGCGTTTTCAAAGTGATATGAAGGTTTACACCAAGACAAGCAGATATCCGTTGCGCGTCAATGTGATCATTGACTACAAAGCC AAAAGAAAATACTTGATTGTTCACGGAAGGTGCTTTGTGTTACAATACGAGGATGCAATGCCAGGTGCTGACCAGTTGAAATTTTTGAAGCGCATAGCTACCGGAAGGCTGGGAATGGTCGGAGCCGAAGTCGGCATTTACATCTTCAAAAAGGGTTTAA CAAGTGGAGTTCTCACAATGGAAGACAACGATATGTGTCAACCGCAAACTTTTACAGGAAAGGTTCATAACATCGGCGTCACCGTGAG ctacCTAAACATCAAATCCACCGCCAATGCCTATAAGCTTCGAATTCCGTATATCTGCCTGAAAAACATTGGTCGCCGCACGTTGGACGACGAAGACGAAGAACAACCGCCGGCAAACGCTAATCTCCCCGTTCCAGCATGTGTGCCGATgtaa